From a single Candoia aspera isolate rCanAsp1 chromosome 2, rCanAsp1.hap2, whole genome shotgun sequence genomic region:
- the PPP1R27 gene encoding protein phosphatase 1 regulatory subunit 27, with translation MKYYYPGSLPRYRRYARNLKTVRFPNDVVFQDHIRQGDLEQVGRFIRARKVSLDTIYPSGMAALHEAVLAGNLDCVKLLIKYGADINQKDDDGWTPLHMACSDGYADIARYLISLGAQCDATNNEGEKPFDLIDPEYKDLVELFKAAHVD, from the exons ATGAAATACTACTACCCAGGCTCACTCCCTAGGTATAGGCGATACGCAAGAAACCTCAAGACTGTGCGTTTCCCCAATGATGTTGTCTTCCAGGACCATATTCGGCAAGGTGACTTGGAGCAAGTGGGACGTTTCATCCGGGCCAGGAAAGTCTCTTTGGATACCATCTATCCCTCTG GTATGGCTGCCCTCCATGAAGCTGTGCTTGCCGGGAACCTTGACTGTGTCAAGCTCTTGATAAAATATGGTGCTGACATCAATCAGAAAGATGATGATGGCTGGACACCTCTGCATATGGCCTGTAGCGACGGCTATGCTGACATTGCAAG GTACCTCATCTCTCTTGGCGCCCAGTGTGATGCCACTAATAATGAAGGAGAGAAGCCATTTGACCTTATTGACCCAGAATACAAGGATCTTGTGGAGCTCTTCAAAGCAGCCCATGTAGACTAA
- the MCRIP1 gene encoding mapk-regulated corepressor-interacting protein 1 codes for MTSSPVSRVVYNGKRNSSPRSPSNSSEIFTPAHEENVRFIYEAWQCVERDLRSQMAGGERGLVEEYVEKVPNPSLKAFKPVDLSDLKRRNTQDAKKS; via the exons ATGACAAG CTCCCCTGTTTCCAGAGTAGTTTACAATGGCAAGAGAAACAGCAGTCCTCGCTCCCCAAGCAACAGCAGTGAGATCTTCACTCCTGCACATGAGGAGAATGTGCGCTTCATCTATGAAG CGTGGCAATGTGTGGAGCGAGATCTCCGCAGCCAGATGGCAGGTGGTGAACGGGGACTTGTAGAGGAGTATGTGGAGAAGGTACCAAATCCCAGCCTGAAGG CATTCAAACCTGTTGACTTGAGCGACCTAAAGCGACGGAACACACAGGATGCCAAGAAGTCCTAA